In Magnetococcales bacterium, the following proteins share a genomic window:
- a CDS encoding Rrf2 family transcriptional regulator, with translation MMPINRLTDYATLLMTHLAVEPQTPRRAVELTATIPLAFTTIRKLLQILARQGLLISRKGRHGGFLLARPPAEITLKQVVEAMEGPLALTTCCRSGAECALLEACLPKGHWMRLNGAINALLEETTLEDLLAPVSAKASPTY, from the coding sequence ATGATGCCCATCAATCGACTGACCGATTATGCCACGTTGTTGATGACCCATCTGGCGGTGGAGCCCCAAACCCCCCGGAGAGCCGTGGAACTGACCGCCACCATTCCATTGGCCTTCACCACCATTCGCAAGTTGCTGCAAATCCTGGCGCGACAGGGGTTGCTGATCTCCCGCAAGGGGCGACACGGCGGCTTTCTCCTGGCGCGTCCGCCTGCGGAAATCACCCTGAAACAGGTTGTCGAAGCCATGGAGGGGCCGTTGGCCTTGACCACCTGTTGCCGCTCCGGCGCGGAGTGCGCCCTTCTGGAGGCGTGTTTGCCCAAAGGCCATTGGATGCGCCTCAACGGCGCCATCAACGCCCTTCTGGAGGAGACCACTCTGGAAGATCTGCTGGCCCCGGTCAGCGCCAAAGCCTCCCCGACCTATTGA
- a CDS encoding nucleoside:proton symporter has protein sequence MNLHSLFGLLALTFLAWLLSERRQAVSWRVVATGLGLQLGIAWILLALPLFKGFFLLLNDAVGVLQEATRSGTAFVFGYLGGGKAPFPAEHPEAGFILAFQALPLVLVVSALSALLFHWGVLPRVVRLFSLLLQRTMGVGGALGFAAAANIFLGMVEAPLLVKPYLERLSRSELFALMTAGMATIAGTMMALYAGILGPVIPDAMGHILVASIISAPAAILIALMLIPEHGPTTEGDYSPPRLDATSMDAITRGVSEGIQLLINILAMLLVLVALVSLANRLLDGLLPDVLGAPLSLERMLGWVMAPVVWLTGIPWNEASVAGQLMGSKTVLNEFIAYIQLAQLPSEALSPRSRLIMTYSLCGFANLGSLGILIGGMGAMVPSRREEIAALGLKSILSGTLATLMTGAVVGLLTPE, from the coding sequence ATGAACCTGCATAGCCTGTTCGGACTGCTGGCCCTGACCTTTCTGGCCTGGCTGCTGTCGGAACGGCGGCAGGCCGTCTCCTGGCGGGTGGTGGCCACCGGTCTGGGGCTGCAGCTCGGCATCGCCTGGATCCTGCTGGCCCTGCCCCTGTTCAAAGGTTTCTTCCTGCTGCTCAACGACGCGGTGGGCGTATTGCAGGAGGCCACCCGCAGCGGGACCGCCTTCGTCTTCGGCTACCTGGGGGGCGGCAAGGCCCCGTTCCCCGCCGAACATCCGGAAGCGGGCTTCATCCTGGCCTTTCAGGCCTTGCCTCTGGTTCTGGTGGTTTCGGCCCTCTCCGCCCTGCTTTTCCACTGGGGGGTGCTGCCCCGGGTGGTGCGGCTCTTCTCCCTTCTGCTGCAACGCACCATGGGCGTGGGCGGGGCCCTCGGTTTCGCGGCGGCGGCCAACATCTTCCTGGGCATGGTGGAGGCCCCCCTGCTGGTCAAACCCTACCTGGAACGTTTGAGCCGTAGCGAACTCTTCGCCCTGATGACCGCCGGCATGGCCACCATCGCCGGCACCATGATGGCCCTCTATGCCGGCATTCTCGGACCGGTCATCCCCGATGCCATGGGGCATATCCTGGTCGCCTCCATCATCAGCGCCCCCGCCGCCATCCTCATCGCGCTGATGCTGATTCCCGAACATGGCCCGACCACCGAGGGTGATTACTCCCCTCCCCGGCTCGACGCCACCTCCATGGACGCCATCACCCGTGGCGTTTCCGAAGGCATTCAGCTGCTGATCAACATTCTGGCCATGCTGCTGGTGCTGGTGGCACTGGTCTCTCTGGCCAACCGTCTGCTCGACGGCCTGCTGCCGGATGTGCTGGGCGCACCCCTCTCCCTGGAACGCATGCTGGGCTGGGTCATGGCCCCGGTGGTCTGGCTGACGGGCATTCCCTGGAACGAGGCCTCCGTTGCCGGTCAGCTCATGGGCAGCAAAACCGTCCTCAACGAGTTCATCGCCTACATCCAACTGGCGCAACTGCCGTCGGAGGCCCTCTCCCCCCGCAGCCGTCTGATCATGACCTACTCCCTGTGCGGCTTCGCCAACCTGGGCAGTCTGGGTATTCTCATCGGCGGCATGGGCGCCATGGTGCCCTCGCGCCGCGAAGAGATCGCCGCTCTCGGCCTGAAATCGATCCTCTCCGGCACCCTGGCCACCCTGATGACCGGCGCTGTGGTGGGCCTGCTGACTCCCGAATGA
- a CDS encoding tRNA threonylcarbamoyladenosine dehydratase, with translation MTASGLFERTRILVGDEGVERLRAAHVFLVGVGGVGGFAAEALGRAGIGRLTLLDHDIVEPSDVNRQLPATTETLGRKKVALVGQRLQAINPECRLELMDTFLNPDNTGELLDRLAPDRVVDAIDSLNCKVGLIVEAWQRRIPVFSSMGAAGRLDPSAIRVGDIMDTTVCNLAREVRSRLRRRGVGRGVTVVWSCETAAAHLPPAPVSSGRDRAVNGSISYLPALFGLMLAGNVIRSLLTPAPLAESRHEPA, from the coding sequence ATGACGGCATCGGGACTGTTTGAACGCACCCGCATCCTGGTGGGTGACGAAGGGGTGGAACGCCTGCGCGCGGCCCACGTCTTTCTCGTCGGGGTGGGCGGCGTGGGCGGTTTCGCCGCCGAGGCCCTGGGAAGGGCCGGTATCGGTCGTCTGACCCTGCTGGACCACGACATCGTCGAGCCCTCCGATGTCAACCGTCAGCTTCCGGCCACCACCGAGACCCTGGGCCGGAAAAAGGTGGCCCTCGTGGGGCAGCGGCTGCAGGCCATCAATCCGGAGTGTCGTCTGGAGCTGATGGACACCTTTCTCAACCCCGACAACACCGGCGAACTGCTGGATCGCCTGGCCCCCGACCGGGTGGTGGACGCCATCGACAGCCTGAACTGCAAGGTGGGTCTGATCGTGGAAGCCTGGCAGCGCCGCATCCCGGTGTTCAGCAGCATGGGGGCCGCCGGTCGCCTCGATCCCTCGGCCATCCGGGTGGGCGACATCATGGACACCACGGTCTGCAATCTGGCGCGGGAGGTGCGCAGCCGCCTGCGCCGACGGGGCGTGGGGCGCGGGGTGACCGTGGTCTGGTCCTGCGAAACCGCAGCCGCCCACCTGCCCCCCGCTCCCGTGAGCAGTGGCCGGGACCGCGCCGTCAACGGCTCCATCAGCTACCTGCCCGCCCTCTTCGGCCTGATGCTGGCCGGAAACGTCATTCGCAGTCTTTTGACCCCTGCCCCTCTCGCGGAGAGCCGCCATGAACCTGCATAG
- a CDS encoding TatD family hydrolase, which yields MLIDTHCHLDHALFDEDRDAILQRSREAGVGGWVVPGVRVDDLPRMAALTGPGIHLAPGLHPLFALEHPPDALQQLEAWLKGHHAVAIGEIGLDAMAPPESRPAQEDLFRSQLERARIWGLPVLLHVRRAHDEALAILRRHPLPRGGIVHAFSGSAEQAKRYIDLGFRTAFGGSLTRPRAERVRRIATTLPLELLVLETDAPFLPPFGFDGQRNEPAHLLLVARELARLREKPLENIIAVTGNTARSLLGLTDEA from the coding sequence GTGCTGATCGACACCCACTGCCATCTGGATCATGCCCTCTTCGACGAGGACCGCGACGCGATCCTGCAACGCAGCCGCGAGGCGGGTGTGGGCGGCTGGGTGGTGCCGGGGGTCCGGGTCGACGACCTGCCCCGCATGGCCGCCTTGACCGGACCCGGCATTCATCTCGCGCCGGGGTTGCACCCCCTCTTCGCCCTGGAACATCCCCCCGACGCCCTGCAGCAACTGGAGGCGTGGCTGAAAGGCCACCACGCCGTGGCCATCGGCGAAATCGGCCTCGACGCCATGGCTCCCCCGGAGAGCCGCCCGGCTCAGGAAGATCTCTTCCGGTCCCAGTTGGAACGCGCCAGGATCTGGGGCTTGCCCGTCCTGCTGCATGTGCGCCGGGCCCACGACGAGGCCCTGGCCATTCTGCGCCGCCACCCCCTGCCACGGGGCGGTATCGTTCACGCCTTCAGCGGCAGTGCGGAGCAGGCCAAACGCTATATCGACCTGGGTTTTCGCACCGCTTTCGGCGGCAGCCTGACCCGGCCTCGCGCCGAACGGGTGCGCCGCATCGCCACCACCCTGCCCCTGGAACTCCTGGTGCTGGAAACCGATGCCCCCTTTCTGCCCCCCTTCGGTTTCGACGGCCAGCGCAACGAACCCGCCCACCTCCTTTTGGTGGCTCGGGAACTGGCGCGGTTGCGGGAGAAGCCGTTGGAAAATATCATCGCGGTGACGGGCAATACGGCTCGATCGCTACTGGGGCTGACGGACGAGGCTTGA
- a CDS encoding nitroreductase family protein, with the protein MDVAAAIANRRAVKHFDPNHTLSAEEEDRLLQQAMLSPSAFNIQHWRFVVVRDAALRQAIRQVSWNQAQVTDASLLIVVCADMAAWSKDPARYWRNAPQEVRDFLVPAIHHYYQGRESVQRDEAMRSCGIAAQTLMLAAQGMGYDSCPMDGFDFDAVAKLINLPADHLIALFVTVGKSLEPARPRGGQLTLDEVRIRDRFGA; encoded by the coding sequence ATGGATGTCGCAGCCGCTATTGCCAACCGTCGTGCCGTCAAGCACTTCGATCCCAACCACACCCTGAGCGCCGAAGAGGAGGATCGTCTGCTGCAACAGGCCATGCTCTCTCCCAGCGCCTTCAACATCCAGCACTGGCGTTTCGTGGTGGTGCGGGATGCAGCCTTGCGGCAGGCGATTCGCCAGGTCTCCTGGAATCAGGCCCAGGTTACCGACGCCTCCCTGCTGATCGTGGTCTGCGCCGATATGGCCGCCTGGAGCAAGGATCCGGCCCGCTATTGGCGCAACGCGCCGCAAGAGGTGCGGGATTTCCTGGTGCCCGCCATTCACCACTACTACCAGGGCCGCGAGTCGGTGCAGCGGGACGAGGCCATGCGCTCCTGCGGCATCGCGGCCCAGACCCTGATGCTGGCCGCCCAGGGCATGGGGTACGACTCCTGTCCCATGGACGGCTTCGATTTCGACGCCGTGGCCAAATTGATCAATCTGCCGGCGGATCATCTCATCGCCCTCTTCGTCACCGTGGGCAAGTCCCTGGAACCGGCGCGTCCCCGTGGCGGCCAACTGACCCTCGACGAGGTGCGCATTCGGGACCGTTTTGGCGCTTGA
- a CDS encoding YceI family protein → MKKLSFVHGAVLAGAVWLAASPSFAAPETYKIDSGHSFVTFSIAHLGFSLLQGRFNTVAGQFAIDTEKSEGGSLQVTVDTASIDTNHAERDKHLRSKDFLDVDSHPKAEFKSVRIVEKEGKARVDGELTLHGVTKPVSFEARFIGSGNDPWGGFRRGYAGTLHLKRADFGITRNLGPAAEEMDLGLYIEGVRQ, encoded by the coding sequence ATGAAAAAATTGTCTTTCGTGCACGGTGCGGTTCTGGCGGGTGCGGTTTGGTTGGCGGCCTCGCCGTCGTTCGCGGCTCCGGAAACCTACAAAATCGACTCCGGCCACTCCTTCGTCACCTTCAGCATCGCCCATCTGGGTTTCAGTCTGCTGCAGGGGCGCTTCAACACCGTGGCGGGCCAGTTCGCCATCGACACCGAGAAGAGCGAGGGGGGAAGCCTTCAGGTGACGGTCGATACCGCCTCCATCGACACCAACCATGCGGAACGGGACAAGCATCTGCGCAGCAAGGACTTCCTCGACGTGGACAGCCACCCCAAGGCCGAGTTCAAGAGCGTGCGCATCGTCGAAAAGGAGGGCAAAGCCCGGGTGGACGGGGAACTCACTTTGCACGGCGTCACCAAACCGGTCTCCTTCGAGGCGCGCTTCATCGGCAGCGGCAACGATCCCTGGGGCGGTTTCCGTCGCGGTTATGCCGGAACCCTGCATCTGAAACGCGCCGATTTCGGCATCACCCGCAACCTGGGACCGGCTGCGGAGGAGATGGATCTGGGTTTGTATATCGAGGGTGTGCGCCAATAA
- a CDS encoding cytochrome b, with protein MNERFDLVARLLHWGMALLLLTLVGLGFYAINLDYYHPLYHRSVVWHRSLGLVAFVAVLFRLGWRLGHPPPPLPSGMPGWERLAASATHWALYLLMLSLPVFGYLMSTADGRPVSFFGWFEVPPLLPPLKGREEWTGMIHLILAVMLCLLVLLHGAAALKHHFFDRDGLLRRMW; from the coding sequence ATGAACGAACGCTTCGACCTCGTGGCCAGATTGCTGCACTGGGGTATGGCCCTGCTGCTGCTCACTCTGGTCGGGCTGGGTTTTTATGCCATCAATCTGGATTATTACCACCCGCTCTACCACCGTTCCGTGGTCTGGCACCGCTCCCTGGGGCTGGTGGCCTTTGTGGCGGTGCTGTTTCGCCTGGGTTGGCGACTGGGCCACCCACCCCCGCCCCTGCCTTCGGGAATGCCGGGCTGGGAACGGCTGGCGGCCTCCGCCACCCATTGGGCGCTCTATCTGCTGATGCTGTCTCTGCCGGTTTTCGGCTACCTGATGTCCACCGCCGACGGGCGGCCGGTGAGTTTTTTCGGTTGGTTCGAGGTGCCCCCCCTGTTGCCCCCGCTCAAGGGGCGGGAGGAGTGGACGGGAATGATCCATTTGATTCTGGCCGTGATGTTGTGCCTGCTGGTTCTCCTGCATGGGGCGGCGGCGCTCAAACATCACTTCTTCGATCGCGACGGGCTGCTGCGTCGCATGTGGTAA
- a CDS encoding pirin family protein: MIRLRPAEERGWANHGWLDTRHTFSFAHYYDPAHMGFRSLRVINEDWIQPGTGFDTHGHRDMEVISFPVSGSLAHRDSTGAVSVIHPGSVQRMSAGRGIRHSEYNASETDAAHFLQIWILPQREGLVPGYEQRDFAPGAWRGTFGLVASPDGAQGSLTVHQDVRLYVLQLEADRETSYDLSPGRHAWVQMVSGRILLNGSALKSGDGAACSQEGELRLRGLDAAQLLLFDLA; the protein is encoded by the coding sequence ATGATCAGGCTTCGTCCCGCCGAGGAGCGCGGTTGGGCCAACCACGGCTGGCTGGATACGCGCCACACCTTCTCCTTCGCTCACTATTACGACCCGGCCCACATGGGCTTTCGCAGTCTGCGGGTCATCAACGAGGATTGGATTCAACCGGGAACCGGCTTCGACACCCACGGCCACCGGGACATGGAGGTCATCTCCTTCCCCGTTTCCGGCAGCCTGGCCCACCGGGACTCGACGGGAGCCGTGTCGGTGATCCACCCCGGTTCGGTGCAGCGCATGAGCGCCGGGCGCGGCATTCGCCACAGCGAATACAACGCCTCGGAAACCGATGCCGCCCACTTCCTGCAAATCTGGATTCTGCCGCAGCGGGAGGGGCTGGTACCGGGCTACGAACAGCGGGATTTCGCCCCCGGGGCCTGGCGGGGAACATTCGGTCTGGTCGCCTCCCCGGACGGGGCGCAGGGTTCCCTGACGGTGCATCAGGATGTACGCCTCTACGTGCTGCAACTGGAGGCGGACCGGGAGACATCGTATGACCTGTCACCCGGTCGTCATGCCTGGGTGCAGATGGTTTCGGGCCGGATACTTCTCAACGGCAGCGCCCTCAAGTCGGGTGACGGAGCCGCCTGCAGCCAGGAGGGGGAACTTCGCCTCCGGGGTCTCGATGCGGCGCAACTGCTGCTCTTCGATCTGGCGTGA
- a CDS encoding LysR family transcriptional regulator: MDRLTAMEVFVRVAEEESFSAAARRLGLSKAAVSKHIQALEERLQSRLLQRTTRRMQLTPEGRVYFDNCRRILNEVSVAEETLANLRSEPSGVLRLNAPMSFGHLHLAPAVADFLGLYPRLQVEMVMNDRFVDLVEEGFDMAVRIGTLQDTRLMARKLSPIRLVACASPGYLNRRGHPLDPEELAGHDCLIYALADAEQGPWRIFDPDRFTRHGNNRLKINNGDALRMAALQGLGIAILPTFLVGRDLQAGTLVTLLADHPLPETTLHALYPSHRQTSPKVRSCIDFLAERFGSRPYWDLVE; the protein is encoded by the coding sequence ATGGATCGACTCACGGCGATGGAGGTCTTCGTGCGCGTGGCGGAAGAGGAGAGTTTTTCGGCGGCGGCGCGCCGCCTGGGTCTCTCCAAAGCGGCGGTGAGCAAACACATCCAGGCGCTGGAAGAGCGTTTGCAGAGCCGTCTGTTGCAACGCACCACCCGACGCATGCAACTGACGCCGGAAGGCCGGGTCTATTTCGACAACTGTCGCCGCATCCTCAACGAGGTGAGCGTTGCGGAGGAGACCCTGGCCAACCTGCGCAGCGAGCCCTCCGGAGTGCTGCGGCTCAATGCGCCCATGTCTTTCGGGCATCTGCATCTGGCTCCGGCGGTGGCCGATTTTTTGGGCCTTTACCCGCGCCTGCAGGTCGAGATGGTGATGAACGATCGCTTCGTGGATCTGGTGGAAGAGGGCTTCGACATGGCGGTGCGCATCGGCACGCTGCAGGATACCCGGTTGATGGCTCGCAAGCTGTCGCCGATCCGTCTGGTGGCCTGCGCTTCGCCCGGCTATCTGAACCGCCGGGGGCATCCGCTCGACCCGGAGGAGCTGGCCGGTCACGACTGTCTGATCTATGCCCTGGCCGATGCCGAACAGGGACCGTGGCGCATTTTCGATCCGGACCGTTTCACCCGCCACGGCAACAACCGCCTTAAAATCAATAACGGGGATGCCCTGCGCATGGCCGCCCTGCAGGGACTGGGCATCGCCATCCTGCCCACCTTTCTGGTGGGGCGCGACCTGCAGGCGGGCACCCTGGTCACCCTTCTGGCCGACCATCCCCTGCCGGAAACCACCCTGCACGCCCTCTACCCCTCCCATCGCCAGACCTCCCCCAAGGTGCGCAGCTGCATCGATTTTCTGGCGGAACGTTTCGGCTCGCGTCCCTACTGGGATCTGGTGGAATAG
- a CDS encoding efflux RND transporter periplasmic adaptor subunit translates to MRTRLPGKESSGVKRLLQWSALFAVVWTGAVSWADGPPGAPPPPAVVLVPVVRQVVTLSEEAPGRMLAVRSAEVRARVEGIVEKRLFTEGSLVKANALLYRLDDRMLKAQVQLAEAGLAKAEAEAVLAKQTLDRHAALVGDNAVTRQEYDQAVALHRKALAQVAEAKATLSKSRIDLDYAAITAPIAGRVGRSLVTEGALVGKGSATHLTTIEQLDPIQVSFSQSSNELARLRRGLREGSIQAKEEAKVTLMLDDAHSYAHAGRLLFTEMAVDPQTGSVLLRAEFPNPDQELLPGQFVRVRLETGRSEALTVPQAAVQTTPQGQSVLMVDKENKVVARPVKTGGFSGPDWIIRDGLNEGERVILEGLQKARPGTVVAPKP, encoded by the coding sequence GTGCGCACACGTTTGCCGGGCAAGGAGTCGAGTGGGGTGAAACGGTTATTGCAGTGGAGCGCTCTGTTTGCGGTGGTGTGGACCGGTGCGGTGAGTTGGGCGGATGGCCCCCCCGGCGCTCCGCCGCCTCCCGCCGTGGTCCTGGTCCCCGTGGTGCGCCAGGTGGTCACATTGAGCGAGGAAGCGCCGGGCCGGATGCTGGCCGTGCGCAGCGCCGAAGTGCGCGCCAGGGTGGAGGGTATCGTGGAGAAGCGTCTCTTCACCGAAGGCAGTCTGGTCAAGGCCAATGCGCTCCTCTACCGCCTTGACGACCGCATGCTCAAGGCCCAGGTGCAACTGGCGGAAGCGGGCCTGGCCAAAGCCGAGGCGGAGGCGGTGCTGGCCAAACAGACCCTGGACCGTCATGCCGCCCTGGTGGGCGACAACGCCGTCACCCGGCAGGAGTACGATCAGGCGGTGGCCCTGCACCGGAAAGCCCTGGCCCAGGTGGCCGAAGCCAAGGCCACCCTGAGCAAAAGCCGCATCGATCTGGACTACGCCGCCATCACCGCGCCCATCGCCGGACGGGTCGGTCGCAGTCTGGTCACCGAAGGCGCTTTGGTGGGCAAGGGCTCGGCCACCCACCTGACCACCATCGAACAGCTCGACCCCATTCAGGTCAGCTTCAGCCAAAGCAGCAACGAACTGGCCCGACTGCGTCGCGGTCTGCGGGAAGGCTCCATCCAGGCAAAGGAGGAGGCCAAAGTCACCCTGATGCTGGACGATGCCCACAGCTACGCCCACGCCGGACGGCTGCTGTTCACCGAAATGGCGGTGGATCCCCAGACCGGATCGGTGCTGCTGCGAGCCGAATTCCCCAATCCGGATCAAGAACTGCTGCCCGGCCAGTTCGTGCGGGTGCGCCTGGAAACCGGTCGCAGCGAGGCCCTGACCGTGCCGCAGGCGGCGGTGCAAACCACGCCCCAGGGGCAATCGGTGCTGATGGTGGACAAGGAGAACAAGGTCGTGGCCCGCCCGGTCAAAACCGGGGGCTTTTCCGGACCGGACTGGATCATTCGGGACGGTTTGAATGAAGGGGAACGAGTCATTCTGGAAGGTCTGCAGAAGGCCCGTCCGGGAACCGTCGTCGCACCCAAGCCGTAA